One window from the genome of Pedococcus badiiscoriae encodes:
- a CDS encoding ABC transporter ATP-binding protein — protein MHSSPAVRLRGVTKYFGDVVALDGVDLDIPRGQVHGLVGPNGAGKTTLLGLLLGLSVADKGTLEIVGAPVDRVLGIPDGVAGFVDGPGLYPSLTARQNLMALTGLRGRKAGRRQAADRRAEVDRVLDQVGLVDVADERLRGYSLGMRQRLGLAAALLSTPQLLVLDEPSNGLDPAGKRQVFRVLSELAAQGAAVVISSHHMDDLAALCSEVTLLAGGRVVFTGPVGKLAAESGRLDYRVLTSDGAAARHVALQTPGIEVVTGEHLLEPDDEAFVARGPVGAVDELVTRIVGAGLALRELRPVVSPLEAAFLSLTGADDPTTSQAGVR, from the coding sequence ATGCACAGCTCGCCCGCGGTTCGGTTGCGTGGCGTCACCAAGTACTTCGGTGACGTGGTCGCGCTCGACGGGGTCGACCTCGACATCCCGCGCGGTCAGGTGCACGGCCTGGTGGGGCCGAACGGCGCAGGCAAGACCACGCTGCTCGGGCTGCTGCTCGGCCTGTCGGTCGCGGACAAGGGGACCCTCGAGATCGTGGGCGCCCCCGTCGACCGGGTGCTCGGCATACCAGACGGGGTGGCGGGGTTCGTGGACGGGCCGGGCCTGTATCCCTCCCTGACCGCGCGTCAGAACCTCATGGCCCTCACCGGGCTCCGTGGGCGCAAGGCCGGTCGTCGGCAGGCGGCCGACCGTCGCGCCGAGGTCGACCGCGTCCTCGACCAGGTCGGTCTGGTCGACGTTGCCGACGAGCGCCTGCGCGGCTACTCCCTCGGCATGCGCCAGCGGCTCGGTCTGGCGGCTGCACTGCTCAGCACCCCCCAGCTGCTCGTGCTCGACGAGCCGTCCAACGGCCTCGACCCGGCGGGCAAGCGTCAGGTCTTCAGGGTGCTGAGCGAGCTGGCCGCGCAGGGCGCCGCGGTGGTGATCTCCAGCCACCACATGGACGACCTTGCCGCGCTGTGCTCCGAGGTCACGCTCCTAGCCGGCGGCCGGGTCGTCTTCACCGGGCCGGTCGGGAAGCTCGCGGCGGAGAGTGGGCGGCTCGACTACCGCGTGCTCACCTCGGACGGCGCGGCCGCCCGACACGTCGCTCTGCAGACCCCCGGCATCGAGGTCGTGACGGGCGAGCACCTTCTCGAGCCTGACGACGAGGCCTTCGTCGCTCGCGGGCCCGTCGGTGCCGTGGACGAGCTCGTCACCCGGATCGTCGGAGCGGGACTGGCGCTGCGGGAGCTGAGACCCGTCGTCTCGCCCCTGGAGGCGGCGTTCCTGTCGCTCACCGGAGCGGACGACCCCACGACGTCGCAGGCGGGTGTCCGATGA
- a CDS encoding NAD(P)-binding protein gives MIYDDVVIGAGHNGLTAAAYLARAGRRVLVLEAADHVGGAAVSAQAFPGVDARLSRYSYLVSLMPRQVIADLDLDVRLIRRRFSSFTPVPGDPQRGLLVDNGDEAATAAGFTALTGGGAEYAAWQDFYGRVHHLAQQVFPTVLEPLRSEADLAAMVGDDELWDALVRRPLGEVLAKRFGDDTVRGIVATDALIGTFADLDGADLRQNVCFLYHLIGGGTGDWDVPVGGMGAVTDGLARAAVKAGAQLRTGTTVLAVDPDGVVRWEGGSAQATTIHAACAPAVLNTLLTAAGAEPLPTEEAPEGAQLKVNMLLSRLPRLRDQDVDPAAAFAGTFHVNEGYGQLQEAYAAAEAGRVPQVPPCEIYCHSLSDRSILGPELAAGDAQTLTLFGLHLPARLFRGTQQEHDAVKDLALARTLDSLNSVLAEPIQDVLLRDPDGAFCMEARTPVELEADLGLPGGNIFHRSLQWPWAESDAEVGSWGVETAYPTVRIAGAGARRGGGVSGIPGHNAAMSVLRA, from the coding sequence GTGATCTACGACGACGTCGTCATCGGTGCCGGCCACAACGGGCTCACGGCCGCGGCATACCTTGCCCGCGCGGGACGCCGGGTGCTCGTGCTGGAAGCCGCCGACCACGTGGGCGGGGCCGCGGTCTCGGCGCAGGCGTTCCCGGGCGTCGACGCGCGCCTGTCGCGCTACTCCTACCTCGTCTCCCTCATGCCCCGGCAGGTGATCGCCGACCTCGACCTCGACGTGCGGCTGATCCGGCGGCGGTTCTCTTCGTTCACCCCGGTCCCGGGCGACCCCCAGCGCGGCCTGTTGGTCGACAACGGCGACGAGGCAGCGACCGCCGCGGGCTTCACCGCCCTCACCGGCGGCGGCGCGGAGTATGCCGCGTGGCAGGACTTCTACGGGCGCGTGCACCACCTGGCCCAACAGGTCTTCCCGACCGTCCTCGAACCCCTTCGCAGCGAGGCCGACCTCGCCGCGATGGTGGGGGACGACGAGCTCTGGGACGCCCTGGTCCGGCGGCCGCTGGGCGAGGTCCTCGCAAAGCGGTTCGGCGACGACACCGTCCGCGGGATCGTGGCCACCGACGCGCTCATCGGCACGTTCGCCGACCTCGACGGAGCTGACCTGCGCCAGAACGTCTGCTTCCTCTACCACCTCATCGGGGGAGGCACGGGGGACTGGGACGTGCCGGTCGGGGGCATGGGAGCGGTGACGGACGGACTGGCTCGCGCTGCTGTCAAGGCCGGGGCGCAGCTCCGGACCGGGACAACGGTGCTCGCGGTCGACCCCGACGGTGTCGTCCGATGGGAAGGTGGCTCTGCCCAGGCGACCACCATCCACGCGGCCTGCGCGCCGGCGGTGCTCAACACGCTCCTCACCGCGGCGGGTGCAGAACCCCTGCCGACCGAGGAGGCGCCCGAGGGTGCCCAGCTCAAGGTGAACATGCTCCTGTCGCGCCTTCCGCGGCTGCGCGACCAGGACGTCGACCCGGCCGCCGCCTTTGCCGGCACCTTCCACGTGAACGAGGGGTACGGCCAGCTCCAGGAGGCGTATGCCGCCGCAGAGGCCGGCCGGGTGCCCCAGGTCCCGCCGTGCGAGATCTACTGCCACAGCCTGTCGGACCGCTCGATCCTCGGACCCGAGCTCGCCGCCGGCGACGCGCAGACGCTCACCCTCTTCGGACTGCACCTGCCGGCCCGCCTGTTCCGGGGGACGCAGCAGGAACACGATGCGGTCAAGGACCTCGCGTTGGCCCGCACCCTGGACTCGCTCAACTCGGTGCTGGCCGAACCCATCCAGGACGTCCTGCTGCGTGACCCCGACGGGGCGTTCTGCATGGAGGCCCGCACCCCGGTCGAGCTCGAGGCAGACCTCGGCCTGCCGGGCGGGAACATCTTCCACCGCTCCCTCCAGTGGCCCTGGGCCGAGAGCGACGCGGAGGTCGGCAGCTGGGGCGTGGAGACCGCGTACCCGACCGTCCGCATCGCCGGCGCCGGCGCTCGGCGCGGCGGCGGAGTCAGCGGGATCCCGGGGCACAACGCGGCCATGTCGGTGCTCAGGGCCTGA
- the glnA gene encoding type I glutamate--ammonia ligase — protein MDRQQEFVLRTIEERDIRFVRLWFTDVLGTLKSVAVAPAELEGAFAEGIGFDGSAIEGFARVYEADMLAKPDPATFQVLPWRGDNPGTARMFCDITLPDGSPSHADPRHVLQRALARAADLGFTFYTHPEIEFYLLKAGFKPGENPEPIDQAGYFDHVPHGTGHDFRRAAITMLESMGISVEFSHHEGGPGQNEIDLRYADALSTADNIMTFRTVIKEVALEQGIFASFMPKPFAEHPGSGMHTHMSLFDGDSNAFYEAGAPYQLSKVGRQFIAGLLRHGAEITAVTNQWVNSYKRLWGGGEAPAHLTWGHNNRSAMVRVPMYKPTKGQSSRVEVRTLDAACNPYLAFALMLSAGLKGIEEDYELPAETEDDVWGLTSAERQAMGIEPLPTSLYEAIRVMEKSELVADTLGEHVFDFFLRNKRAEWDDYRGEITRFELERYLPGL, from the coding sequence ATGGATCGTCAGCAGGAGTTCGTCCTCCGCACCATCGAGGAACGCGACATCCGCTTCGTGCGGCTGTGGTTCACCGATGTGCTCGGGACCCTCAAGTCCGTCGCCGTCGCCCCTGCCGAGCTGGAGGGGGCGTTCGCCGAAGGCATCGGCTTCGACGGCTCGGCCATCGAGGGCTTCGCGAGGGTGTACGAGGCGGACATGCTCGCCAAGCCCGACCCGGCGACGTTCCAGGTGCTCCCGTGGCGTGGTGACAACCCCGGCACGGCACGGATGTTCTGCGACATCACCCTGCCCGACGGCTCGCCGAGCCACGCCGACCCCCGCCACGTCCTGCAGCGTGCACTTGCACGGGCGGCCGACCTCGGCTTCACCTTCTACACCCACCCCGAGATCGAGTTCTACCTGCTCAAGGCCGGGTTCAAGCCGGGCGAGAACCCGGAGCCCATCGACCAGGCGGGGTACTTCGACCACGTGCCGCACGGCACCGGTCACGACTTCCGGCGGGCCGCGATCACCATGCTCGAGTCGATGGGGATCTCCGTCGAGTTCAGCCACCACGAGGGCGGGCCGGGGCAGAACGAGATCGACCTGCGCTACGCGGACGCGCTGTCCACGGCGGACAACATCATGACCTTCCGCACGGTCATCAAGGAGGTCGCGCTCGAGCAGGGGATCTTCGCCTCCTTCATGCCCAAGCCGTTCGCCGAGCACCCCGGGTCCGGCATGCACACCCACATGTCGCTGTTCGACGGCGACAGCAACGCCTTCTACGAGGCCGGGGCGCCGTACCAGCTGAGCAAGGTCGGTCGGCAGTTCATCGCGGGACTGCTGCGCCACGGCGCCGAGATCACCGCCGTGACCAACCAGTGGGTCAACTCCTACAAGCGGCTCTGGGGTGGCGGCGAGGCCCCGGCCCACCTGACCTGGGGCCACAACAACCGGTCCGCGATGGTGCGGGTCCCGATGTACAAGCCCACCAAGGGACAGAGCAGCCGCGTCGAGGTGCGCACCCTCGACGCCGCGTGCAACCCCTACCTCGCGTTCGCGCTCATGCTGTCCGCCGGGCTCAAGGGGATCGAGGAGGACTACGAGCTGCCCGCCGAGACCGAGGACGACGTCTGGGGCCTGACCTCCGCCGAACGCCAGGCGATGGGGATCGAGCCGCTGCCGACGTCGCTCTACGAGGCGATCCGCGTGATGGAGAAGAGCGAGCTGGTCGCCGACACCCTGGGCGAGCACGTCTTCGACTTCTTCCTGCGCAACAAGCGTGCCGAGTGGGACGACTACCGCGGCGAGATCACCCGGTTCGAGCTCGAGCGCTACCTGCCCGGACTGTGA
- a CDS encoding bifunctional YncE family protein/alkaline phosphatase family protein, translating to MQVTQQRRRISPTSPEQVGRSRTRFRSVLVGTVVLTIAGGGIAYATTDAFGNRTVGTQYADGLQVSDNQVIKPIGTRLMTEYGKFMGSTVSPDGRFLAASSADKSVVLQVFDLAANKLVYRVGKAAGADQFLADGSVGQERPTYSPDGKFLWLSQRDALTRFPVNADGTLGTATRFPLPQVNGASALPGQSAYSPDGSTLYAALNGQNTVVALDPATGVVKSTWKVGNAPRQLVFKGGRLYVSNEGGRAAKPNETALNSYGTNVPTDPYLDTTTTGTVSVIDTAAPTAPVKSIEVGLHPTAMYSSGNALFVANTNSDTVSVIDTGKDAVVQTIATQPWPASKVGYEPTGIALSKDGHLLVTLGRANAVAVYRYANRPQEPVSFVGLLPTDYYPSNVATVGDRVVVTNRRGIDARGPAITTDKGYGVPVVSGHDTHSTTASLTSFTLPSDRQIEKYTSTVFAQNRWGKNDVKHGERDSVAAVPVPKRLGDPSTIKHVFMIVKENRTYDQVYGDDARGNGDPSLVQFGQKVTPNQHALEKQFGLYDNTYDIGTNSAEGHNWLMQGDNPEYTESSAGEYVRSYDTEDDVLGHQRSGFLWTSAISAGKTALNYGEFTQFLTKPAGATWQKYYCATKAGEAGGDPSQLTDPSLKSDTQSPIPSLNQITVHDYPKFDVNIPDTYRYQLWKQDFQKRGPANFNMLWLSSDHTGGAPDARAQVADGDLAVGRVVDQISHSKYWKDSAIFVVEDDSQDGADHVDGHRAPVQVISPWAQHGKVVNRYYSQINMVRTIQQILGAQPLNQKLAAATPMYDAFQSKPDLTPFTAVPNQIPLTEQVTPAPTCGQDTPAGGTGAAQPNGATTASVPPSQKAVAAQWETWRKKQAFNSSNPSPDTASPELMNRFTWYQAHDWSRPYPGDSKIYAPSQVPGAYIPSADGQ from the coding sequence ATGCAGGTCACGCAACAGCGGCGACGCATTTCGCCGACCAGTCCCGAGCAGGTCGGTCGTAGCCGCACCCGGTTCCGATCGGTCCTCGTCGGCACCGTGGTCCTCACCATCGCCGGCGGCGGGATCGCCTACGCGACCACCGACGCCTTCGGAAACCGCACGGTCGGCACGCAGTACGCCGACGGGCTCCAGGTCTCCGACAACCAGGTGATCAAGCCGATCGGTACCCGGCTCATGACCGAGTACGGCAAGTTCATGGGATCGACGGTCAGCCCTGACGGCAGGTTCCTCGCCGCGAGCAGCGCGGACAAGAGCGTGGTGCTCCAGGTCTTCGACCTCGCCGCCAACAAGCTGGTCTACCGGGTCGGCAAGGCCGCCGGCGCGGACCAGTTCCTGGCCGACGGCAGCGTCGGTCAGGAGCGCCCGACCTACTCACCCGACGGCAAGTTCCTCTGGCTCTCGCAGCGTGACGCGCTCACCCGCTTCCCGGTCAACGCCGACGGGACCCTGGGAACCGCGACACGCTTCCCGCTTCCGCAGGTGAACGGAGCGTCCGCGCTTCCGGGCCAGTCGGCATACTCGCCGGACGGATCCACCCTGTATGCCGCGCTGAACGGCCAGAACACGGTGGTCGCCCTCGACCCGGCCACCGGAGTCGTCAAGTCGACCTGGAAGGTCGGCAACGCACCCCGCCAGCTCGTGTTCAAGGGCGGCAGGCTGTACGTCAGCAACGAGGGTGGCCGGGCTGCCAAGCCCAACGAGACCGCGCTCAACTCCTACGGCACGAACGTGCCCACGGATCCCTACCTGGACACCACGACGACCGGCACGGTCAGCGTCATCGACACTGCTGCGCCGACTGCTCCCGTCAAGTCCATCGAGGTGGGTCTGCACCCGACCGCGATGTACTCCTCCGGCAACGCCCTGTTCGTCGCCAACACCAACAGCGACACCGTCTCGGTCATCGACACCGGCAAGGACGCGGTCGTCCAGACCATCGCCACCCAGCCGTGGCCGGCGTCCAAGGTCGGCTACGAGCCGACCGGCATCGCGCTGTCCAAGGACGGTCACCTCCTGGTCACGCTCGGCCGCGCGAACGCGGTCGCGGTCTACCGCTACGCCAACCGGCCGCAGGAGCCCGTCAGCTTCGTGGGTCTGCTTCCCACCGACTACTACCCGTCGAACGTGGCGACCGTCGGCGACCGGGTGGTCGTCACCAACAGGCGCGGCATCGATGCGCGGGGTCCGGCCATCACGACGGACAAGGGCTACGGCGTCCCGGTCGTCAGCGGCCACGACACCCACAGCACCACGGCCTCGCTGACCAGCTTCACGCTGCCCAGCGACCGGCAGATCGAGAAGTACACCTCGACGGTCTTCGCCCAGAACCGCTGGGGCAAGAACGACGTCAAGCACGGCGAGCGCGACTCCGTCGCCGCGGTCCCCGTGCCCAAGCGCCTCGGCGACCCGTCGACGATCAAGCACGTGTTCATGATCGTCAAGGAGAACCGCACCTACGACCAGGTGTACGGCGACGACGCGCGCGGCAACGGTGACCCCTCGCTGGTGCAGTTCGGCCAGAAGGTCACGCCCAACCAGCACGCGCTGGAGAAGCAGTTCGGGCTCTACGACAACACGTACGACATCGGCACCAACTCCGCCGAGGGTCACAACTGGCTGATGCAGGGCGACAACCCGGAGTACACCGAGTCCAGCGCCGGCGAGTACGTCCGCAGCTACGACACCGAGGACGACGTCCTCGGACACCAGCGGTCCGGATTCCTGTGGACCTCGGCGATCTCCGCGGGCAAGACCGCGCTCAACTACGGCGAGTTCACCCAGTTCCTGACCAAGCCGGCCGGTGCGACGTGGCAGAAGTACTACTGCGCCACCAAGGCGGGGGAGGCCGGCGGTGACCCCAGCCAGCTGACCGACCCGTCACTCAAGTCGGACACCCAGTCGCCGATCCCGTCGCTGAACCAGATCACGGTCCACGACTACCCGAAGTTCGACGTCAACATCCCCGACACCTACCGGTACCAGCTCTGGAAGCAGGACTTCCAGAAGCGCGGTCCGGCGAACTTCAACATGCTCTGGCTCTCGAGTGACCACACCGGCGGCGCACCCGACGCGAGGGCGCAGGTCGCCGACGGTGACCTCGCCGTGGGCCGTGTCGTCGACCAGATCTCGCACAGCAAGTACTGGAAGGACTCGGCGATCTTCGTGGTCGAGGACGACAGCCAGGACGGTGCCGACCACGTGGACGGCCACCGGGCGCCGGTCCAGGTCATCAGCCCGTGGGCGCAGCACGGCAAGGTCGTGAACCGCTACTACTCGCAGATCAACATGGTGCGCACCATCCAGCAGATCCTGGGAGCGCAGCCGCTGAACCAGAAGCTCGCAGCGGCCACGCCGATGTACGACGCCTTCCAGTCCAAGCCGGACCTCACCCCCTTCACCGCGGTGCCGAACCAGATCCCGCTCACGGAGCAGGTCACTCCTGCTCCGACGTGTGGTCAGGACACCCCGGCCGGGGGCACCGGTGCGGCGCAGCCCAACGGTGCGACCACCGCGTCCGTGCCGCCGTCGCAGAAGGCGGTCGCGGCGCAGTGGGAGACCTGGCGGAAGAAGCAGGCCTTCAACAGCAGCAACCCTTCCCCCGACACCGCCAGCCCTGAGCTGATGAACCGGTTCACCTGGTACCAGGCGCACGACTGGTCCCGCCCGTACCCGGGCGACTCGAAGATCTACGCCCCGTCTCAGGTCCCGGGTGCGTACATCCCGAGCGCGGACGGGCAGTAG
- a CDS encoding HNH endonuclease signature motif containing protein, with product MEIAADTGQERHAARPVLGAVTSAIDALATSSRERLWALADGELGQTLTLLGRLRASVDAHLVSVLAEAKLRGLGSGDGWGPVDWARAMAPQLPTRTLTDLDAVAGAADEPRLTEVTSAVAAGAADDSTQALPVGKAAQIVRFHRSVRGLADPDQLAELTAILLHSARGPDGLPERDLATALRRAADGLRPDRHVEHDADLRRAHRSLVKGPGPLGLSRYTLLLDDEGASIVDAAVDAVAKPSPDPETGARDERTPAARRADALIDLVTRAVSAPEGVPRQAKTSVLVTVDVDTLTRRTRGAGLTLTGELLTTETIRRMACDAEVIPMILGSRGEVLDHGTAVRLFTTAQIRHLWLRDRGCTFPGCTRPPRWADAHHLIHWADGGPTDLSNAALLCRAHHTVVHRGGYAAVVLDGPRGPTVQWELAPGSYDHRLEALRRAGTIPRWPDEHHDPDHDPP from the coding sequence ATGGAGATCGCAGCGGACACGGGGCAGGAACGGCACGCTGCCCGTCCTGTCCTCGGGGCGGTCACCTCCGCGATCGATGCCCTGGCGACGTCGAGCCGCGAGCGGTTGTGGGCCCTGGCCGATGGTGAGCTAGGCCAGACGCTGACGCTGCTCGGCCGGCTGCGCGCCTCCGTCGACGCCCACCTCGTCTCGGTGCTGGCGGAGGCCAAGCTACGCGGCCTCGGATCGGGCGACGGGTGGGGACCGGTCGACTGGGCGCGCGCGATGGCTCCGCAGCTGCCGACCCGCACGCTGACCGACCTCGACGCCGTCGCTGGAGCCGCCGACGAACCCCGCCTGACCGAGGTGACCTCGGCCGTCGCAGCAGGGGCTGCCGACGATTCAACACAGGCGCTGCCAGTCGGCAAGGCAGCGCAGATCGTCCGGTTCCACCGTTCGGTGCGCGGTTTGGCCGATCCCGACCAGCTCGCCGAGCTGACCGCGATCCTGCTGCACTCTGCCCGCGGCCCCGACGGGCTGCCCGAGCGCGACCTGGCCACCGCACTGCGCCGAGCGGCCGACGGGCTGCGACCCGACCGGCACGTCGAGCACGACGCCGACCTGCGCCGGGCGCACCGGTCGTTGGTCAAGGGACCGGGACCGCTCGGCCTTTCCCGCTACACGCTGCTGCTCGACGACGAGGGCGCCTCGATTGTCGACGCCGCCGTCGACGCGGTCGCCAAGCCCTCGCCCGACCCGGAGACCGGTGCGAGGGACGAGCGCACTCCGGCCGCCCGCAGGGCCGACGCCCTGATCGACCTCGTGACCCGAGCCGTCAGTGCGCCCGAGGGTGTGCCTCGCCAGGCCAAGACCAGCGTGCTCGTGACCGTCGACGTCGACACCCTCACCCGCCGCACCCGTGGGGCCGGGCTCACCCTCACCGGCGAGCTCCTCACCACCGAGACAATCCGCCGGATGGCCTGCGACGCCGAGGTCATCCCGATGATCCTCGGATCCCGCGGAGAGGTCCTCGACCACGGCACCGCCGTCCGCCTCTTCACCACTGCTCAGATCCGCCACCTGTGGCTGCGCGACCGTGGCTGCACCTTTCCCGGCTGCACCAGACCGCCACGGTGGGCGGACGCCCACCACCTCATCCACTGGGCGGACGGCGGCCCGACCGACCTCAGCAACGCCGCCCTGCTCTGCCGAGCCCATCACACGGTCGTCCACCGAGGCGGGTACGCCGCGGTGGTGCTCGACGGCCCGCGAGGTCCCACGGTCCAGTGGGAGCTGGCCCCGGGTTCCTACGACCACCGCCTCGAAGCCCTCAGACGGGCCGGCACCATCCCCCGCTGGCCCGACGAACACCATGACCCCGACCATGACCCCCCATGA
- a CDS encoding ABC transporter permease: protein MSSALAEAPAAVGPATAGAAGPADLLSSVRFEWVKLVSQWRVRIVLLACWLGPAIFIAIASQQSSLPSDTVFGRWMSATGWAGSLVVLGFSCSWVLPLITALVAGDVFAAEDRLGTWRHLVMAVRSPRRIFVAKALASTAVILVMEAGLAASSILGGVAAVGNHALVGLDGTVIDPGQAARSVLLSWACVVAASLAYAAVGLLGSVALGRSPMGLLVPALLAFGLQSAQLLPMPATVRLALPSQTFLAWRGLFTSPAQPGPLLVGLSVSLAWVVVATTLAYLLFVRRDFAGLTYDGAGLRLLLVGAVPLAVLTGASIAVVGAATPATGSGIQRPKVEQSVATSFAHLYRLQARELHRPDVTEEQLRTSASCYRAGSHGNDAGPGNDWRCVVSWHIPGATAVGTAIYQLDVAAEGRYVADGDGPREVNGYFQVHTPTGDAPNPLWQVDGLVDLSRTPSKG from the coding sequence ATGAGCTCCGCCCTCGCAGAGGCTCCGGCTGCTGTCGGTCCCGCCACGGCTGGGGCCGCGGGTCCTGCCGACCTCCTCTCGAGCGTCCGCTTCGAGTGGGTCAAGCTGGTGAGCCAGTGGCGGGTCCGCATCGTCCTGCTGGCCTGCTGGCTCGGGCCTGCGATCTTCATCGCGATCGCCAGCCAGCAGAGCTCGCTGCCGAGCGACACCGTGTTCGGGCGCTGGATGTCCGCCACCGGCTGGGCCGGGTCGCTGGTGGTGCTCGGCTTCTCCTGCAGCTGGGTGCTCCCACTCATCACCGCGCTCGTCGCCGGCGACGTGTTCGCCGCCGAGGACCGCTTGGGGACGTGGCGTCACCTCGTCATGGCGGTCCGGTCGCCGCGGCGCATCTTCGTCGCGAAGGCGCTCGCCAGCACCGCGGTGATCCTCGTCATGGAGGCCGGTCTGGCCGCGTCGAGCATCCTGGGCGGAGTTGCCGCGGTCGGCAACCATGCGCTCGTCGGGCTGGACGGCACGGTCATCGACCCGGGGCAGGCCGCGCGGTCGGTGCTGCTGTCCTGGGCGTGCGTGGTCGCCGCCTCCCTCGCGTATGCCGCCGTGGGCCTGCTCGGTTCCGTCGCGCTGGGCCGCTCGCCGATGGGCCTGCTCGTGCCGGCCTTGCTCGCGTTCGGCCTGCAGTCGGCCCAGCTGCTGCCCATGCCCGCCACCGTGCGTCTTGCCCTCCCGAGCCAGACGTTCCTGGCGTGGCGCGGCCTGTTCACGAGCCCGGCCCAGCCGGGGCCACTGCTCGTCGGCCTGTCGGTCAGCCTCGCCTGGGTCGTGGTCGCGACCACGCTGGCGTACCTCCTCTTCGTCCGCCGTGACTTCGCCGGCCTGACCTACGACGGTGCCGGGCTGCGCCTGCTTCTCGTCGGAGCCGTGCCGCTCGCCGTCCTGACAGGGGCCAGCATCGCGGTCGTCGGGGCGGCGACGCCGGCGACCGGCTCCGGCATCCAGCGACCGAAGGTGGAGCAGTCCGTTGCCACCTCGTTCGCGCACCTGTACCGGCTGCAGGCCCGTGAGCTCCACCGCCCGGACGTCACCGAGGAGCAGCTGCGCACCAGCGCCTCGTGCTACCGGGCCGGATCGCACGGCAACGACGCAGGCCCGGGCAACGACTGGCGATGTGTCGTGTCCTGGCACATCCCGGGCGCCACCGCCGTGGGAACGGCCATCTACCAGCTCGATGTCGCCGCCGAAGGACGCTACGTCGCCGATGGCGACGGGCCCCGTGAGGTGAACGGCTACTTCCAGGTGCACACCCCGACCGGGGACGCACCCAACCCCTTGTGGCAGGTCGATGGTCTCGTCGACCTGTCGCGCACCCCCTCGAAAGGATGA